From a single Novipirellula caenicola genomic region:
- the sdhB gene encoding succinate dehydrogenase iron-sulfur subunit, which yields MNALEPNLKKRPEFINVRVRRQDAPGKEPYWELHKIKYEPELNVISVLQRIAAQAKTSDGKKVNPVAWDCGCLEEVCGACTMVINGRVRQSCSALVDRLLAENGDELVLEPMSKFPVIRDLQVDRERLFHNLSRVKAWVPVDGYYDMGPGERVSREDQERNYPLSQCMSCGCCLEACPQFLKVEPERKEGESDEAYQARKDAEFDESFVGPHAISQAMLFNNHPTGKTLADERLEALTGPGGIQVCGNAQNCVAVCPKEIPLTTSIARTGRATTLYAIRKWFEK from the coding sequence ATGAATGCCCTCGAACCCAATTTGAAGAAACGTCCCGAGTTCATCAACGTTCGCGTTCGTCGCCAAGACGCTCCGGGGAAAGAACCCTACTGGGAACTTCACAAGATCAAGTACGAACCCGAATTGAACGTGATCAGCGTGTTGCAGCGGATCGCTGCTCAGGCCAAGACGTCCGACGGCAAAAAGGTCAATCCAGTCGCGTGGGATTGCGGATGCCTCGAAGAGGTTTGCGGCGCATGCACGATGGTCATCAATGGCCGTGTACGACAAAGCTGCAGTGCGTTGGTGGATCGCCTGCTGGCGGAAAACGGTGACGAACTTGTGCTCGAACCGATGAGCAAGTTTCCGGTCATCCGTGACCTGCAAGTCGACCGAGAACGTCTGTTCCACAACTTGTCGCGAGTCAAGGCTTGGGTGCCGGTGGACGGCTATTACGACATGGGCCCCGGCGAACGGGTATCACGCGAAGACCAAGAACGAAACTATCCACTGAGCCAATGCATGAGCTGCGGTTGCTGTTTGGAAGCTTGCCCGCAATTTTTGAAGGTGGAACCGGAACGGAAAGAGGGGGAATCGGACGAAGCCTACCAAGCACGCAAGGATGCCGAATTCGACGAGAGCTTTGTCGGCCCGCATGCGATCTCGCAAGCGATGCTATTCAACAACCACCCCACCGGAAAAACGCTTGCCGATGAACGCCTTGAAGCGCTCACCGGACCAGGCGGGATCCAGGTCTGTGGCAATGCTCAGAACTGCGTGGCGGTATGCCCGAAAGAAATTCCGCTGACCACGTCGATTGCCAGAACAGGCCGTGCCACCACGCTGTACGCGATCCGCAAGTGGTTTGAAAAATAA
- the sdhA gene encoding succinate dehydrogenase flavoprotein subunit, producing the protein MSEHRVVVIGGGLAGLAATMKLTELGVKVDLLSLTPVKRSHSVCAQGGINSCNDATRQLGDDEWKHLDDTVYGGDFLNHQPPVKEMAYWAPKVIDLMDRLGVPFNRTGEGFIDRRRFGGTLYKRTAFAGATTGQQLLYALDEQVRRAENDGMVKKYEFWDFLAPIKDDDGRCRGAVAQDMVSMEIKAFPADAVVVATGGCGLVYGRSTMSVFCTGSAASRCFQAGAKYANGEFIQVHPTAIPGSDKLRLMSESARGEGGRVWVPRKPQDPREPKQIPENERYYFLEERYPEYGNLVPRDIATREIFDICVNDGLSVDPDKMCVYLDLTHIERSELDRKLGGILEIYEKFQGVDPRDEPMRIFPAVHYSMGGLWADYVKSDNGGLEPGAPQNHMTNIPGLYAIGECDYHYHGANRLGANSLLSCIFTGLFTGPSILNYANSQTSGGNDVPAAVIDAAVDAQKKRHQDLLNGNPGSDENPYLIHQELGDLMTRVATVVRRNDQLADAIEKIQTLHERAMRVNLSDTGSWTNQNVIFAKALQDMFPLAKTILKGALQRDECRGAHYKPDFQKPSLTSDDPVERRQQAEAWCDAFEENNRKYLKSTVASWNANTKMPDIVYEDVDTSLIPPRPRLYGLVGAEEIEKVWNERAKAAVAQ; encoded by the coding sequence ATGTCTGAGCATCGTGTTGTCGTAATTGGTGGTGGACTTGCCGGACTCGCAGCCACCATGAAGTTGACGGAGCTGGGGGTAAAGGTTGATTTGCTCAGCCTGACTCCGGTGAAACGCTCGCATAGTGTGTGTGCGCAAGGCGGCATCAACAGCTGCAACGACGCGACTCGGCAACTTGGCGATGACGAGTGGAAACACTTGGATGACACCGTCTACGGCGGTGACTTTTTGAATCACCAACCGCCTGTCAAAGAGATGGCCTATTGGGCTCCGAAAGTCATCGATTTGATGGACCGTCTTGGCGTCCCGTTTAACCGTACGGGCGAAGGTTTTATCGATCGTCGGCGTTTCGGTGGCACGCTTTACAAGCGAACCGCGTTCGCGGGTGCAACCACGGGTCAACAGTTGCTGTACGCGTTGGACGAACAAGTGCGTCGCGCCGAAAACGACGGCATGGTCAAGAAGTATGAGTTTTGGGATTTCCTTGCTCCGATCAAAGACGATGACGGACGCTGCCGCGGCGCGGTCGCGCAAGACATGGTTTCAATGGAAATCAAAGCGTTCCCAGCCGATGCGGTCGTCGTCGCGACCGGTGGCTGCGGATTGGTCTACGGCCGCAGCACGATGAGCGTCTTCTGTACCGGCAGCGCCGCAAGCCGATGTTTCCAAGCAGGTGCCAAGTATGCGAACGGCGAATTCATCCAAGTTCACCCCACCGCCATCCCAGGCAGTGACAAACTGCGATTGATGAGCGAATCGGCGCGTGGTGAAGGAGGACGGGTGTGGGTTCCGCGAAAACCACAAGATCCTCGCGAACCAAAACAGATTCCTGAAAACGAGCGTTACTACTTCCTCGAAGAACGCTATCCTGAATACGGCAACCTTGTTCCGCGTGACATTGCGACCCGCGAAATCTTTGACATCTGTGTCAATGATGGTTTGAGCGTTGACCCCGACAAGATGTGCGTCTACCTCGACCTGACCCACATCGAACGCTCGGAACTTGACCGTAAACTCGGTGGCATCTTAGAGATCTACGAAAAATTCCAAGGCGTCGACCCTCGCGACGAACCGATGCGAATCTTCCCCGCCGTCCACTACAGCATGGGCGGATTGTGGGCCGATTATGTCAAGAGCGACAACGGCGGGCTCGAACCCGGTGCACCGCAGAATCACATGACCAACATCCCTGGCTTGTACGCGATTGGTGAGTGTGATTACCACTACCATGGCGCAAACCGGCTCGGTGCCAACTCGCTTCTGTCATGCATCTTCACCGGCTTGTTCACCGGCCCATCGATTTTGAACTACGCCAACAGCCAAACCAGCGGCGGCAACGACGTGCCTGCGGCGGTGATCGATGCGGCAGTCGATGCTCAGAAGAAACGACACCAAGATTTGCTAAACGGCAACCCCGGCAGCGATGAAAACCCGTACCTAATTCATCAAGAATTGGGCGATTTGATGACACGCGTCGCGACGGTGGTTCGCCGCAACGACCAACTCGCCGATGCGATCGAAAAGATCCAAACGCTACACGAGCGTGCCATGCGAGTGAATCTATCGGACACCGGCAGCTGGACCAACCAGAACGTGATCTTTGCCAAAGCACTTCAAGACATGTTCCCGCTTGCGAAAACAATCTTGAAAGGTGCGTTGCAGCGTGACGAATGCCGCGGAGCCCACTACAAACCCGACTTCCAAAAACCGTCCCTAACATCGGATGATCCCGTCGAGCGACGTCAGCAAGCCGAGGCTTGGTGTGATGCGTTTGAAGAAAACAACCGCAAGTACCTGAAGTCGACAGTGGCATCGTGGAATGCAAACACCAAGATGCCCGACATCGTCTACGAAGACGTCGACACCTCACTGATTCCGCCGCGACCACGGCTGTACGGTTTGGTTGGCGCCGAAGAGATCGAAAAGGTTTGGAACGAGCGAGCCAAAGCCGCGGTCGCCCAGTAA
- a CDS encoding response regulator → MHSGSRFKPMEILLVEDGLMDARVTIHSLRRSQVHHRLTLVRCVSEAIKFLRQEGVFARAPRPDLLLLDLNLPDGSGIDVIELLQNSDVNTDALTTVVLTANEDECIRQRCNALGVHDYIRKPVHEDEFMRVVRDHKRLMVHSTPVLA, encoded by the coding sequence ATGCATTCAGGCTCACGTTTCAAGCCGATGGAGATCTTGTTGGTCGAGGATGGCCTAATGGATGCACGTGTTACGATTCATTCACTTCGCCGTAGCCAGGTTCATCACCGATTGACGTTGGTGCGGTGTGTCAGCGAAGCGATCAAATTTTTGCGACAAGAAGGGGTCTTCGCACGTGCACCAAGACCGGATCTGCTGTTGCTCGATCTCAATCTACCCGACGGCTCGGGAATCGATGTGATCGAGTTGTTGCAAAACAGCGACGTCAACACCGACGCGCTGACCACGGTGGTTTTGACGGCGAACGAAGATGAGTGCATTCGCCAGCGATGCAATGCCCTTGGTGTCCACGATTACATTCGCAAACCGGTGCATGAGGACGAGTTCATGCGTGTGGTGCGTGATCACAAGCGATTGATGGTCCACTCGACGCCAGTGCTGGCGTAA
- a CDS encoding succinate dehydrogenase cytochrome b558 subunit: MANLTTNPSFYLRHEFAIRRFHSLIGIVPLGLYMVIHLTTNASLMNSPESFQRAVYMIHSAGKALPLIEWVGIFIPLLFHGILGVWIAKNAKLNTGHYRFTGNRRYAWQRYTGIVALVYLFFHILHLHGWFHFGPYLEVIRPLQFAAFKPYNAASTLVESMNQWGGFVWPAFYLVGVMCCVYHLANGLWTAGITWGLWITPAAQKRASKVSVVFGAVLTVIALSAWWAAVAPSPEDAVRYREIENRMYEANLESGVISDIPEKRYEEPATEASLTPETSSPTADADASETDSVQ; encoded by the coding sequence GTGGCTAACTTGACTACCAACCCATCGTTCTATCTTCGGCACGAGTTCGCGATTCGCCGATTCCATTCCTTGATTGGGATCGTGCCTCTCGGGCTGTACATGGTCATTCACTTGACGACCAACGCCAGCCTGATGAACAGCCCTGAAAGCTTTCAGCGTGCGGTCTATATGATCCACAGCGCAGGCAAGGCGTTGCCGCTCATCGAATGGGTTGGAATTTTTATTCCACTGTTGTTCCACGGCATTCTTGGCGTGTGGATCGCAAAAAACGCCAAACTGAACACTGGCCACTATCGTTTTACTGGCAACCGCCGTTATGCATGGCAGCGATACACCGGGATTGTCGCGTTAGTGTATTTGTTCTTTCACATTTTGCATTTGCATGGCTGGTTCCACTTTGGCCCCTATTTGGAAGTCATCCGCCCGCTGCAGTTTGCCGCATTCAAGCCTTACAACGCCGCCAGCACCCTGGTTGAATCGATGAACCAATGGGGCGGGTTTGTGTGGCCTGCGTTTTACCTCGTTGGCGTGATGTGCTGCGTCTATCACTTGGCAAACGGGCTATGGACCGCGGGCATCACCTGGGGTCTGTGGATCACACCCGCTGCACAGAAGCGAGCATCAAAAGTTTCGGTGGTGTTTGGTGCCGTTCTTACGGTTATTGCTTTGAGCGCATGGTGGGCCGCAGTGGCACCAAGCCCCGAAGACGCGGTTCGATACCGTGAGATCGAAAACCGCATGTACGAGGCAAACCTCGAGTCGGGCGTGATCTCGGATATTCCCGAAAAACGCTATGAAGAACCGGCGACCGAAGCTTCGTTGACGCCCGAGACATCATCCCCCACGGCGGACGCCGACGCAAGCGAGACGGATTCCGTTCAATAA